The following are encoded in a window of Emcibacter sp. SYSU 3D8 genomic DNA:
- a CDS encoding FxsA family protein encodes MLIALVLIFVAIPALEIYLFVQVGDLIGAGPTVALAFLAVAVGMAVIRMQTPRAIGRAQESLRRGEAPVTDVLDGIALIGAGGLLILPGFFTDVLGLLLLVPWVRRSLGYAVLHRALKPAQARAAAAGVVDGEFVVMDTSRSPDPSSNQPRLPPAP; translated from the coding sequence ATGCTGATTGCCCTCGTCCTGATATTCGTCGCGATCCCGGCGCTGGAGATCTACCTGTTCGTCCAGGTCGGCGACCTCATCGGCGCGGGTCCGACCGTGGCGCTGGCGTTCCTCGCGGTGGCTGTGGGCATGGCGGTTATCCGCATGCAGACGCCGCGGGCAATCGGCCGGGCGCAGGAGAGCCTGAGGCGTGGCGAGGCGCCGGTCACCGACGTGCTGGACGGCATCGCGCTGATCGGCGCCGGCGGCCTGTTGATCCTGCCGGGCTTCTTCACGGACGTGCTCGGCCTGTTGCTGCTGGTTCCCTGGGTCCGCCGGTCGCTGGGCTATGCCGTACTGCACCGGGCGCTCAAGCCCGCCCAGGCCCGCGCGGCAGCGGCGGGTGTCGTCGATGGCGAGTTCGTGGTGATGGACACCTCCCGTTCGCCGGATCCCTCGAGCAACCAGCCGCGACTGCCGCCAGCGCCATAA
- a CDS encoding Tim44/TimA family putative adaptor protein yields the protein MGGGLDLILLALLAGFIILRLVSVLGRRTGNEHRQENPAGLERASSPAEAKTVDLPGRDRAPLAPPAGAATGFDRDTPLGKSLSRIMVADHSFDPDGFLEGARAAYDMVTTAFAEGDRETLRSLLSPDVLRDFEAAIAEREAADQTMQTTIVDILQSEITDARLENGTADVTVMIKAELISVVRDSEGRIIEGNPSDTETVTDVWTFSRQVKARDPNWALVATDSRD from the coding sequence ATGGGCGGCGGACTCGACCTCATACTTCTGGCTCTGCTCGCGGGATTCATCATCCTGCGACTGGTGAGCGTGCTCGGCCGCCGGACCGGCAATGAGCACCGCCAGGAGAATCCGGCGGGCCTCGAACGCGCGTCGTCTCCGGCCGAGGCCAAGACTGTCGATCTTCCGGGCCGCGACCGCGCGCCGCTGGCGCCGCCTGCGGGCGCCGCCACCGGTTTCGACCGTGACACCCCGCTTGGCAAGTCGCTGTCGCGGATCATGGTTGCCGATCACAGCTTCGATCCGGACGGGTTCCTCGAAGGGGCCCGCGCAGCCTACGATATGGTGACGACGGCATTTGCCGAAGGCGACCGCGAAACCCTGCGGTCGCTGCTCAGTCCCGACGTGCTGCGTGATTTCGAGGCGGCCATCGCCGAGCGCGAGGCCGCGGACCAGACCATGCAGACGACGATCGTCGATATCCTCCAGAGCGAGATCACCGACGCCAGGCTGGAAAACGGCACGGCGGATGTGACCGTGATGATCAAGGCCGAGTTGATCAGCGTCGTGCGCGACAGCGAAGGCCGGATCATCGAGGGCAATCCGTCGGACACCGAAACGGTGACGGACGTCTGGACGTTCTCGCGCCAGGTAAAGGCCCGCGACCCGAACTGGGCCCTTGTCGCTACCGACTCCCGCGACTGA
- a CDS encoding murein transglycosylase A yields the protein MELRQVFWADLEGWDRDDQAAALRAFLKSCETLLRQPPGKPMDGAGFAGTVGEWQGDCRDAQALRPGDPIAARRFFEDRFRPFAVRSGGEAKGLFTGYYAPMVQGSRSRDETYTVPLHAVPPELVMVDLGLFRPGLKGERIAGKLDGNRLVPFASRGDIVGGALADRGLEIMWLKDPVDAFFLQIQGSGLVRLPDGGMVRLGYAGQNGHPYTAIGRLLVQRGEMTREETSMQSIRAWVNEHPGAGKALMDENASYVFFEEQHAEGAIGAQGVVLTGGRSMAVDRTYMPLGAPLWLDVESDDGARKLNRLVVAQDTGGAIRGIVRGDFYWGEGDRAESAAGAMKDRGRYYILLPQGPAARALRQKPGP from the coding sequence ATGGAACTCAGGCAGGTTTTCTGGGCCGACCTTGAAGGCTGGGACCGGGACGACCAGGCCGCCGCGTTGCGCGCCTTCCTGAAATCGTGCGAGACCCTGCTCAGGCAACCGCCCGGCAAGCCCATGGACGGCGCTGGCTTTGCCGGCACCGTGGGCGAGTGGCAGGGGGATTGCCGCGATGCCCAGGCGCTCAGGCCGGGTGACCCCATTGCCGCCCGGCGCTTTTTCGAAGACCGCTTCCGCCCGTTCGCGGTGCGCAGCGGCGGTGAGGCGAAGGGATTGTTCACGGGCTATTACGCGCCCATGGTGCAGGGCAGCCGCAGCCGCGACGAAACCTACACTGTGCCGCTCCACGCGGTGCCGCCCGAGTTGGTGATGGTCGATCTGGGCCTGTTCCGCCCCGGCCTCAAGGGCGAGCGCATCGCCGGCAAGCTGGATGGAAACAGGCTGGTGCCGTTCGCCTCGCGCGGCGACATCGTCGGCGGCGCGCTGGCGGACCGCGGCCTCGAGATCATGTGGCTGAAAGACCCGGTCGATGCCTTCTTCCTGCAAATCCAGGGTTCGGGCCTTGTGCGCCTGCCCGACGGCGGCATGGTCCGGCTCGGCTATGCCGGACAGAACGGACACCCCTATACGGCAATTGGCAGGCTGCTCGTGCAGCGCGGCGAGATGACCCGGGAAGAGACCAGCATGCAGAGCATTCGCGCCTGGGTGAACGAGCATCCCGGTGCAGGCAAGGCGCTGATGGACGAGAACGCCTCCTATGTGTTTTTCGAGGAACAGCATGCCGAAGGCGCCATTGGCGCGCAGGGCGTGGTTCTCACCGGTGGCCGGTCCATGGCGGTCGACCGCACTTATATGCCGCTCGGCGCACCGCTGTGGCTCGACGTGGAAAGCGACGACGGCGCGCGCAAGCTGAACCGGCTGGTGGTCGCCCAGGATACCGGCGGCGCCATTCGCGGCATTGTCCGCGGCGACTTCTACTGGGGCGAGGGTGACAGGGCCGAGTCAGCCGCGGGCGCCATGAAGGACCGGGGCCGCTATTATATCCTGCTGCCCCAGGGGCCGGCCGCGCGGGCGCTCCGGCAAAAGCCGGGACCATGA
- a CDS encoding Smr/MutS family protein, producing the protein MTRKPLRPEDAALWAAVTRDVAPLKGGKAVRFDAWRHPRDIPVRDHPARRWAAEPVFDMPPRHAAPAPQSLAGLDGARAKRLQRGKLPVEGRLDLHGMTQEKAWRALGPFLARSQEAGKRVVLVVTGKGGAKKDDGEHAWTEPRTGILRNLVPQWLSEGDNRARVVAWNPASAQHGGDGALYVVLRRIR; encoded by the coding sequence ATGACCCGCAAGCCTCTCAGGCCGGAAGACGCAGCACTCTGGGCGGCGGTGACCCGGGACGTGGCGCCGCTGAAGGGCGGCAAGGCCGTGCGCTTCGATGCGTGGCGCCATCCGCGCGACATTCCGGTGCGCGACCATCCGGCCCGCCGCTGGGCGGCCGAGCCCGTCTTCGACATGCCGCCGCGCCACGCCGCGCCGGCACCGCAATCGCTTGCCGGTCTCGACGGCGCCCGCGCCAAGCGGCTGCAGCGCGGCAAACTGCCTGTCGAGGGCCGGCTCGACCTGCACGGCATGACCCAGGAAAAGGCCTGGCGCGCGTTGGGGCCGTTTCTTGCCCGGTCGCAGGAAGCGGGCAAGCGGGTGGTGCTGGTGGTCACCGGCAAGGGCGGCGCGAAGAAGGACGACGGCGAGCACGCCTGGACCGAGCCGCGCACCGGCATCCTGCGCAACCTTGTCCCGCAATGGCTGTCCGAGGGCGACAACCGGGCGCGGGTCGTGGCCTGGAATCCTGCCAGTGCCCAGCACGGCGGTGATGGCGCGCTTTATGTGGTGCTGCGACGAATCCGCTGA
- a CDS encoding N-acetyltransferase family protein: MAAARHGTEADLAAITEIYNYFVANTVITFDTRPFRASDRIGWFNQFARQGPHQIFVAASAGNVIQGFAYSSPFRDKPAYEKTVEVAIYLAPHADEQGIGSTLYGALFSALDREPALHRAVALISQPNPGSAALHEKFGFRTIGELSEAGFKFGRYIDILLMERAFSA; encoded by the coding sequence ATGGCGGCCGCCCGCCACGGTACCGAAGCGGACCTGGCGGCGATCACCGAGATCTACAATTATTTCGTCGCCAATACGGTGATCACCTTCGACACCAGGCCGTTCCGCGCCTCGGACCGGATCGGCTGGTTCAACCAGTTCGCCCGGCAGGGCCCGCATCAGATATTCGTAGCCGCAAGCGCCGGCAACGTCATCCAGGGCTTCGCCTATTCAAGCCCGTTTCGTGACAAGCCGGCCTATGAAAAGACCGTAGAGGTGGCGATCTATCTGGCGCCCCATGCCGACGAGCAGGGCATCGGCAGCACGCTCTATGGCGCGCTGTTCTCGGCGCTCGACCGGGAGCCGGCATTGCACCGCGCCGTGGCGTTGATTTCCCAGCCCAATCCCGGATCGGCCGCGCTGCATGAGAAATTCGGCTTCAGGACCATCGGCGAACTCAGCGAGGCCGGGTTCAAGTTCGGCCGCTATATCGACATCCTGTTGATGGAACGGGCGTTTTCGGCCTGA
- the hslU gene encoding ATP-dependent protease ATPase subunit HslU produces MSAFSPREIVSELDRYIVGQNDAKRAVAVALRNRWRRQQLPDSLRDEVLPKNILMIGPTGVGKTEISRRLAKLAEAPFMKVEATKFTEVGYVGRDVESIIRDLLELAIVMVREKKRKEVRARAELAAEERVLDALVGTDARPDTREKFRQKLRAGEMDDKEIVVKVADNAGGNLPTFDIPGMPGAQMGMLNLNDMFGKMMGGRTRDKRTTVLESHPLLVAEESDKLLDDEDVTRAAIDAVEQTGIVFLDEIDKITARSGERSGADVSREGVQRDLLPLIEGTTVSTKYGPVRTDHVLFIASGAFSIAKPSDLLPELQGRLPIRVELKALSRDDFRRILTEPEASLIKQYKALMETEGVTLDFTDDGIDALAETAYEVNLSVENIGARRLHTILEMVLDEISFDATDKPGTTITVDAAYVDAQVGELVRDTDLSKHIL; encoded by the coding sequence GTGAGCGCCTTTTCACCCCGCGAGATCGTCTCCGAGCTCGATCGCTACATCGTCGGCCAGAATGACGCCAAGCGCGCCGTGGCCGTGGCGCTGCGCAACCGCTGGCGCCGCCAGCAGCTGCCCGACAGCCTGCGCGACGAGGTGCTGCCCAAGAACATCCTGATGATCGGCCCGACCGGTGTCGGCAAGACCGAGATATCGCGCCGCCTGGCCAAGCTGGCGGAAGCGCCGTTCATGAAGGTGGAGGCCACCAAGTTCACCGAAGTGGGCTATGTGGGCCGTGATGTCGAATCGATCATCCGCGACCTGCTGGAGCTGGCCATCGTCATGGTGCGCGAAAAGAAGCGCAAGGAAGTACGCGCCCGCGCCGAACTGGCCGCCGAGGAACGCGTGCTCGACGCGCTGGTCGGTACCGATGCCCGGCCCGACACCCGCGAGAAATTCCGCCAGAAGCTGCGCGCCGGCGAAATGGACGACAAGGAAATCGTCGTCAAGGTGGCCGATAATGCCGGCGGCAACCTGCCGACCTTCGACATTCCGGGCATGCCCGGCGCCCAGATGGGCATGCTCAACCTGAACGACATGTTCGGCAAGATGATGGGCGGCCGTACCCGCGACAAGCGCACCACCGTGCTGGAAAGCCATCCCCTGCTGGTGGCCGAGGAAAGCGACAAGCTGCTGGACGACGAGGACGTCACCCGCGCGGCCATCGACGCGGTGGAGCAGACCGGCATCGTATTCCTGGACGAGATCGACAAGATCACCGCCCGTTCCGGCGAGCGCAGCGGCGCCGACGTGTCGCGCGAAGGCGTGCAGCGCGACCTGCTGCCGCTGATCGAAGGCACCACGGTCAGCACCAAATACGGCCCGGTCCGGACCGACCACGTGCTGTTCATCGCCTCCGGCGCGTTTTCGATCGCCAAGCCGTCCGACCTGTTGCCGGAACTGCAGGGCCGCCTCCCGATCCGGGTGGAACTCAAGGCATTGAGCCGCGACGATTTCCGGCGCATCCTGACAGAACCGGAAGCCTCGCTGATCAAGCAGTACAAGGCGCTGATGGAGACCGAAGGCGTGACCCTCGACTTCACCGATGACGGCATCGACGCGCTGGCGGAAACCGCCTACGAGGTGAATCTGTCGGTGGAAAACATCGGCGCCCGCCGGTTGCACACCATCCTGGAGATGGTGCTGGACGAAATCAGCTTCGACGCAACCGACAAGCCAGGCACCACGATCACCGTCGACGCCGCCTATGTCGATGCCCAGGTGGGCGAGCTGGTGCGCGACACCGACCTGTCGAAGCACATCCTGTAA
- the hslV gene encoding ATP-dependent protease subunit HslV: MSDNTSWHGTTILSVRKAGTLVMAGDGQVSMGNTIIKPNARKVRRIGDGGIIAGFAGATADAFTLFERLEGKLEKHSGNLTRACVELAKDWRTDRYLRRLEALLAVGDKDTSLLLTGTGDVLEPGDGIIAIGSGGNYALAAAKALYDLDLSAEDIVRRSMKIAAEICVFTNENLTVEVLEGK; encoded by the coding sequence ATGTCCGATAATACCTCCTGGCACGGAACCACCATCCTTTCGGTCCGCAAGGCCGGCACGCTCGTCATGGCGGGCGACGGCCAGGTCTCGATGGGCAACACCATCATCAAACCGAACGCCCGCAAGGTGCGGCGGATCGGCGACGGCGGCATCATCGCCGGCTTCGCGGGCGCCACCGCCGATGCCTTCACCTTGTTCGAGCGGCTCGAGGGCAAGCTGGAAAAGCACAGCGGCAATCTGACCCGCGCCTGCGTCGAACTGGCCAAGGACTGGCGGACCGACCGCTATTTGCGCCGGCTGGAAGCGCTGCTGGCCGTCGGCGACAAGGATACCAGCCTGCTGCTGACCGGCACCGGCGACGTGCTGGAGCCCGGCGACGGCATTATCGCCATCGGCTCGGGCGGCAATTACGCGCTGGCCGCGGCCAAGGCGCTCTATGACCTGGACCTGAGTGCCGAGGACATCGTGCGCCGGTCGATGAAGATCGCCGCCGAGATCTGCGTCTTCACCAACGAGAATCTCACCGTCGAAGTGCTGGAGGGCAAGTGA
- the hisB gene encoding imidazoleglycerol-phosphate dehydratase HisB, with translation MRKAKIERNTKETRISVEVNIDGTGSYDVQTGIGFLDHMLEQLSRHSLMDLTVRAEGDLHIDFHHTTEDTGIAIGEAVSQALGDRKGIERYGSAIIPMDETCTRVALDMSNRPYLIWKVDFSKPKLGDMDTELFKEWFQAFSQSAGCTLHIENLYGENNHHIVESCFKGIARSLKQALAVDPRKADAVPSTKGVLGGSL, from the coding sequence ATGCGCAAAGCCAAGATCGAACGAAACACCAAGGAAACCCGGATATCCGTCGAGGTGAACATCGACGGGACCGGCAGCTATGACGTCCAGACCGGCATCGGCTTCCTCGACCACATGCTCGAGCAGCTGTCGCGCCACTCGCTGATGGACCTCACGGTCCGCGCCGAGGGCGACCTGCATATCGACTTCCATCACACCACCGAAGATACCGGAATCGCCATCGGCGAGGCCGTGTCTCAGGCGCTGGGCGACCGCAAGGGAATCGAGCGCTACGGCTCGGCGATCATTCCCATGGACGAAACCTGCACCCGCGTGGCGCTGGACATGTCGAACCGTCCCTACCTGATCTGGAAGGTGGACTTCTCCAAGCCCAAGCTGGGCGACATGGACACCGAACTGTTCAAGGAATGGTTCCAGGCGTTCTCCCAGTCGGCCGGCTGCACGCTGCACATCGAGAATCTTTACGGCGAGAACAACCACCACATCGTCGAAAGCTGCTTCAAGGGCATTGCCCGCAGTCTGAAGCAGGCGCTTGCCGTCGATCCGCGCAAGGCCGATGCCGTGCCCTCGACCAAGGGCGTGCTCGGCGGGAGCCTCTGA
- a CDS encoding DUF2628 domain-containing protein: MAGTKLYTVHEKGGVEGEVEFVREGFSIWAFLFSFLWLWAHRAWLAGFAVLGLFLLLGFGQTALGVPEYLHIAIQVVIGIGAGIFGRDCYRAALTRRGFVETGVATGESIDEAEIRYFGKRLNQLAAAPPAAVPEAGLHSAAPAIPA, encoded by the coding sequence ATGGCCGGCACCAAGCTCTATACCGTTCACGAAAAGGGCGGCGTCGAGGGCGAGGTCGAGTTTGTCCGCGAGGGCTTCAGCATCTGGGCCTTCCTGTTCTCCTTCCTGTGGCTGTGGGCGCACCGGGCCTGGCTGGCCGGATTCGCGGTGCTGGGCCTGTTCCTGCTGCTGGGTTTCGGCCAGACGGCGCTGGGCGTGCCGGAATATCTCCACATCGCCATCCAGGTGGTGATCGGCATCGGCGCCGGCATCTTCGGCCGGGACTGTTACCGCGCGGCGCTGACCCGGCGCGGCTTTGTCGAGACCGGTGTCGCCACCGGTGAGTCCATCGACGAGGCCGAGATCCGCTATTTCGGCAAACGCCTCAACCAGCTTGCCGCGGCGCCGCCGGCAGCAGTCCCTGAGGCCGGGCTCCATTCCGCCGCGCCGGCGATCCCGGCGTAG
- the hisH gene encoding imidazole glycerol phosphate synthase subunit HisH, whose amino-acid sequence MATAETVAIIDYGSGNLRSAEKAFARAAAEAGTGQDIVVTADPAVIASASRVVLPGVGAFADCRRGLLAIDGMGEALETAVHGRKAPFFGICVGMQLMAEWGLEHGRHPGLGWLRGAVEPLAPADPELKIPHMGWNDLALCRAHPVLEGIESGEHVYFVHSYAFRPTDPGDLLATADYGGPVTALVGRANMIGSQFHPEKSQAAGLRLIANFLRWTP is encoded by the coding sequence ATGGCTACGGCTGAAACCGTCGCGATCATCGACTACGGCTCGGGCAATCTGCGCTCGGCCGAAAAGGCATTCGCCCGTGCGGCCGCCGAGGCGGGCACTGGACAGGACATTGTCGTCACCGCCGATCCGGCGGTGATCGCATCGGCCTCCCGCGTGGTGCTGCCCGGCGTGGGCGCCTTTGCCGACTGCCGCCGGGGCCTGCTTGCCATCGACGGCATGGGCGAGGCGCTCGAGACCGCCGTACATGGCCGCAAGGCGCCCTTCTTCGGCATCTGCGTCGGCATGCAGCTGATGGCGGAATGGGGCCTCGAGCATGGCCGCCATCCCGGCCTTGGCTGGCTGCGCGGCGCGGTCGAGCCGCTGGCGCCGGCGGATCCGGAGCTGAAAATCCCGCATATGGGCTGGAACGACCTGGCGCTGTGCCGCGCTCATCCCGTTCTCGAGGGCATCGAGAGCGGCGAACATGTCTATTTCGTGCATTCCTATGCCTTCCGGCCCACCGATCCGGGCGATCTGCTGGCCACCGCCGATTATGGCGGACCGGTCACGGCGCTGGTCGGCCGGGCCAACATGATCGGCAGCCAGTTCCACCCTGAAAAGAGTCAGGCGGCGGGACTGCGGCTGATCGCCAACTTCCTGAGGTGGACACCGTGA
- the hisA gene encoding 1-(5-phosphoribosyl)-5-[(5-phosphoribosylamino)methylideneamino]imidazole-4-carboxamide isomerase, translated as MILFPAIDLKDGKCVRLLYGDMDKATVYGENPAAQALEFQAAGFQWLHLVDLNGAVEGKPVNAPAVESILQAITLPVQLGGGIRDMATIEMWLEKGVRRVILGTMALRDPATVKQACKRFPGRIVVGIDARGGMVAVEGWVETSTITVVDLARQFEDAGVAAIIYTDIDRDGALTGVNVEQTAALARATKIPVIASGGVASLDDLAALKATGAPFEGVISGRALYDGRLDPGAALELLR; from the coding sequence GTGATCCTGTTTCCAGCCATCGATCTGAAGGACGGCAAGTGCGTGCGCCTGCTCTATGGCGACATGGACAAGGCGACCGTCTATGGCGAGAACCCGGCCGCCCAGGCGCTCGAGTTCCAGGCGGCCGGTTTCCAGTGGCTGCACCTGGTCGACCTGAACGGCGCGGTCGAGGGCAAGCCCGTCAACGCGCCTGCCGTCGAGTCGATCCTGCAGGCGATCACACTGCCGGTGCAGCTGGGCGGCGGTATCCGCGATATGGCGACCATCGAGATGTGGCTGGAAAAGGGTGTGCGCCGGGTGATCCTGGGCACCATGGCCTTGCGCGACCCGGCCACGGTGAAGCAGGCCTGCAAGCGCTTTCCCGGCCGCATCGTCGTCGGCATCGACGCGCGCGGCGGCATGGTGGCCGTCGAAGGCTGGGTGGAGACCTCGACCATCACCGTGGTCGATCTGGCGCGCCAGTTCGAGGATGCGGGCGTCGCGGCCATCATCTACACCGACATCGACCGCGACGGGGCGCTGACCGGCGTCAATGTGGAACAGACCGCGGCATTGGCGCGAGCGACGAAGATTCCGGTGATCGCCTCGGGCGGCGTCGCGTCGCTGGATGACCTGGCCGCGCTGAAGGCCACGGGCGCGCCGTTCGAGGGCGTCATCTCGGGACGCGCGCTGTATGACGGCAGGCTGGATCCCGGTGCGGCGCTGGAGCTGCTGAGATGA
- the hisF gene encoding imidazole glycerol phosphate synthase subunit HisF has product MLKARIIPCLDVKDGRVVKGVNFVDLRDAGDPVEQAKIYDAAGADELCFLDITASHEKRGIILDVVRRTAEQCFMPLTVGGGIRTVDDVRNLLLAGADKASINTAAVNNPDFVREAAEKFGSQCIVVAIDAKQVAPGRWEIFTHGGRTATGIDAVAFARHMEANGAGEILLTSMDRDGTGQGFNIPLTRAVADAVRIPVIASGGVGTLDHMVEGIRDGHATAVLAASIFHFGTYSVAQAKQHMAAAGVAIRPIDP; this is encoded by the coding sequence ATGCTGAAGGCGCGCATCATTCCCTGCCTCGACGTCAAGGATGGCCGGGTGGTCAAGGGCGTCAACTTCGTCGATCTGCGCGACGCGGGCGATCCGGTCGAGCAGGCCAAGATCTATGACGCTGCCGGCGCCGACGAACTGTGCTTTCTCGACATCACCGCCAGCCATGAGAAACGGGGCATCATCCTGGACGTGGTCCGCCGCACCGCCGAGCAGTGCTTCATGCCGCTGACCGTCGGCGGCGGCATCCGCACCGTCGACGATGTGCGCAACCTGCTGCTGGCGGGGGCCGACAAGGCCTCGATCAACACCGCCGCCGTCAACAACCCTGATTTTGTCCGCGAGGCGGCCGAGAAGTTCGGCTCGCAGTGCATTGTCGTCGCGATCGACGCCAAGCAGGTGGCGCCGGGCCGCTGGGAAATCTTCACCCATGGCGGCCGCACCGCCACCGGCATCGACGCGGTCGCCTTCGCGCGCCATATGGAAGCCAACGGCGCCGGCGAGATCCTGCTCACCTCGATGGACCGGGATGGCACCGGCCAGGGCTTCAATATCCCGCTGACCCGTGCCGTCGCCGATGCGGTGCGCATTCCGGTGATCGCCTCGGGCGGCGTCGGCACGCTCGATCACATGGTCGAGGGAATCCGTGACGGCCACGCCACCGCGGTGCTGGCCGCCTCGATCTTTCACTTCGGGACCTATTCGGTCGCCCAGGCCAAGCAGCACATGGCGGCCGCGGGCGTTGCCATCCGCCCCATCGACCCATAA
- a CDS encoding phosphoribosyl-ATP diphosphatase, whose amino-acid sequence MAQEHMIDRLFTTIQSRKGGDPEKSYVARLHERGLNKIAEKMGEEAIETIVAAVAKDKTETVAESADLLFHLMMLWSAKGVTPDEVFAELARREGISGIEEKKARTT is encoded by the coding sequence ATGGCCCAGGAACACATGATCGACCGGCTGTTCACGACGATTCAGTCCCGCAAGGGCGGCGATCCGGAGAAAAGCTATGTGGCCCGGCTGCACGAGCGGGGCCTGAACAAGATCGCCGAGAAGATGGGCGAGGAAGCCATCGAGACCATCGTCGCCGCCGTCGCCAAGGACAAGACCGAGACCGTGGCCGAATCCGCCGATTTGCTGTTCCATCTGATGATGCTGTGGTCGGCCAAGGGGGTTACCCCCGACGAGGTGTTCGCCGAGCTGGCGCGCCGCGAGGGCATTTCCGGCATCGAGGAAAAGAAGGCGAGGACGACATGA
- a CDS encoding histidine triad nucleotide-binding protein — MTAYDQNNIFARILRGEIPCKKVYEDDHALAFHDINPQAPIHVLVIPKGPYVSMADFTANAPDDLTLGFFRAVGKVAADLELTEPGYRILANHGPDSHQEVPHLHIHIFGGKRLGPMLVRA; from the coding sequence ATGACGGCATACGACCAGAACAACATCTTCGCCCGGATCCTGCGCGGTGAAATCCCCTGCAAGAAGGTCTACGAGGACGACCATGCCCTGGCGTTCCACGACATCAACCCCCAGGCGCCGATTCACGTTCTGGTCATACCCAAGGGGCCCTACGTCTCCATGGCGGACTTTACCGCCAACGCGCCCGACGACCTGACGCTGGGGTTCTTCCGCGCCGTCGGCAAGGTCGCGGCCGACCTGGAGCTGACCGAGCCCGGCTACCGGATTCTGGCCAATCACGGCCCTGATTCGCACCAGGAAGTGCCGCATCTGCATATCCATATCTTTGGCGGCAAGCGACTCGGACCCATGCTGGTCAGGGCCTGA
- a CDS encoding sigma-70 family RNA polymerase sigma factor, translating to MKRRAEAADEVETVGHGAAEVSVHSDGAFARLLEDVVPHLRGYARSLCRSPSQADDLVQDALLRAWAARDRFQAGTNFKAWIFVILRNRFLSGLRRRKFEQESTGNEPDMVAPAAQPGHMDLLAVRDALDKLSPSRREALMLVGAAGMSYEEAASICDCAIGTIKSRVSRARSELQQLLDGEGPEAGQAD from the coding sequence ATGAAGCGCAGGGCCGAAGCAGCGGACGAAGTGGAGACGGTTGGGCACGGTGCCGCCGAGGTCTCCGTGCATTCCGACGGCGCCTTCGCGCGTCTGCTTGAGGACGTGGTGCCCCATCTGCGCGGCTATGCGCGCAGCCTGTGCCGGTCGCCGTCCCAGGCCGATGACCTTGTCCAGGATGCACTGCTGCGCGCATGGGCGGCGCGCGACCGGTTCCAGGCGGGCACCAACTTCAAGGCGTGGATTTTCGTCATCCTGCGCAACAGGTTTCTCAGTGGCCTGCGCCGCCGGAAGTTCGAGCAGGAATCCACCGGCAACGAACCCGATATGGTGGCCCCGGCCGCTCAACCCGGCCACATGGACCTGCTGGCGGTGCGCGATGCGCTGGACAAGCTGTCGCCGTCGCGGCGCGAGGCGCTCATGTTGGTGGGAGCGGCGGGCATGTCCTACGAGGAGGCCGCCAGCATCTGTGACTGTGCCATCGGCACCATCAAGAGCCGCGTCAGCCGCGCCCGATCCGAACTCCAGCAATTGCTGGACGGCGAGGGCCCCGAAGCCGGTCAAGCCGACTGA